From one Tindallia californiensis genomic stretch:
- the hydF gene encoding [FeFe] hydrogenase H-cluster maturation GTPase HydF, with product MNQTPQSNRKHIALYGKTNSGKSSLLNAILGQNVSIVSAIGGTTTDPVTKSMELLPFGPVLFIDTAGMGDETELGGLRMKKSIQVLQRTDFAIYVLDVTDYDLSAYHDTVSRFKRYRIPYITVLNKMDAVDAEELKRAESLHPNAMVVSASTGENLLQLKDQLIQRLQQEESDPPILGDLLPYGSTIVMVVPIDSEAPKGRIILPQVQLIRDCLDHGIKSYVVRDTELEDALEDLKGIDLVVTDSQAFKKVSQRVPPEIPLTSFSILFARHKGDLNAFLRGVEAIPQLNETSNILISESCTHNHSHEDIGRVKIPALLNRHVGKELKYDFRMGQDFPEDYGQYDLIIHCGSCMLNRKVMQSRVNMCLEKSVPITNYGVILAYLNGILPRSTELF from the coding sequence ATGAACCAGACACCACAATCCAACAGAAAACATATTGCTCTTTACGGCAAGACTAACTCTGGCAAATCTTCACTGCTTAATGCCATCCTTGGTCAGAACGTATCGATTGTATCAGCCATCGGAGGAACAACCACAGATCCCGTCACAAAATCCATGGAGCTTCTTCCCTTCGGACCTGTCCTGTTCATTGATACCGCCGGTATGGGTGATGAAACGGAGCTGGGTGGGTTGCGCATGAAAAAAAGCATCCAGGTCCTTCAGCGAACGGACTTTGCCATCTATGTCCTGGACGTTACCGATTATGATTTATCCGCTTATCACGATACCGTCAGTCGCTTTAAAAGATATCGTATTCCCTATATAACGGTACTAAATAAAATGGACGCTGTTGACGCCGAAGAACTGAAAAGAGCCGAATCCCTCCACCCAAACGCGATGGTTGTGTCTGCCTCCACAGGCGAAAACCTCCTGCAACTCAAGGACCAGCTGATCCAACGGCTGCAACAGGAAGAATCCGATCCACCTATCCTTGGTGACCTGCTACCTTATGGCAGTACCATCGTCATGGTAGTACCCATAGATTCGGAAGCGCCAAAAGGTCGCATCATTCTGCCCCAGGTGCAGCTGATACGAGATTGCCTAGATCACGGCATCAAAAGCTATGTGGTACGCGACACAGAACTTGAGGATGCCCTTGAGGATCTGAAAGGAATTGATCTTGTAGTAACGGATTCACAAGCGTTCAAAAAAGTAAGCCAACGGGTGCCTCCGGAGATCCCGCTTACGAGTTTTTCCATCCTTTTTGCCCGCCACAAAGGAGATTTAAATGCGTTTCTTAGGGGGGTGGAGGCAATCCCCCAGCTTAACGAGACCTCCAACATACTCATCAGTGAAAGTTGCACCCACAATCATTCCCACGAAGATATCGGCAGAGTCAAAATTCCAGCGTTGCTGAACCGGCATGTAGGTAAGGAACTGAAGTATGATTTTAGGATGGGCCAGGACTTTCCGGAGGATTATGGTCAGTATGACCTGATTATTCACTGTGGCTCCTGTATGCTGAACCGAAAAGTGATGCAGAGCAGGGTGAATATGTGCCTGGAGAAGAGTGTGCCAATCACCAATTACGGTGTGATCCTCGCATAC